One window of the Desulfobotulus mexicanus genome contains the following:
- a CDS encoding DegT/DnrJ/EryC1/StrS family aminotransferase has product MPGFEIFGEEERREVQEVLDTGVLMRYNFDGPRRGIFKARDFEAELAKRLGAGHAHLVSSGTAALQVMLASCGVGAGDEVIVPTFTFVATVEAVLAAGAAPVFADIDETLCLCPKAAEKAITKRTKAIMPVHMCGSMARIDSLETLCREKGLLLLEDACQAVGATFKGKALGRFGRMGCFSFDYVKTITCGEGGGLITDDADLYFKAQAFSDHGHDHVGQDRGAEGHPFIGLNFRTNEMNAAVGLAQLRKLDTILATQRKNKGILKEALAAHKGVRFREIPDPSGDSATHLSFFMETEDKARALAKALPAHGVDGVFYWYDNNWHYIKKWEHIRKMESLAPLPLELRHDTPDYTGLSHPVSDAIMSRTLSMQIRLGWTQKDLETRIQGIEKAFALI; this is encoded by the coding sequence ATGCCGGGTTTTGAAATTTTCGGAGAAGAAGAACGCAGGGAAGTACAGGAAGTCCTCGATACCGGTGTTCTTATGCGTTACAATTTTGACGGGCCCCGCAGAGGAATTTTCAAGGCAAGGGATTTTGAAGCAGAACTTGCAAAACGTCTTGGTGCCGGCCATGCGCATCTGGTTTCCAGCGGGACGGCCGCACTTCAGGTCATGCTGGCCAGCTGCGGCGTGGGTGCAGGGGATGAGGTAATTGTACCCACCTTCACCTTTGTGGCAACGGTGGAAGCCGTTCTTGCTGCAGGTGCTGCACCTGTATTTGCAGATATTGATGAAACCCTCTGCCTCTGCCCGAAGGCCGCGGAAAAAGCCATCACCAAAAGAACCAAAGCCATCATGCCCGTACACATGTGCGGTTCCATGGCCCGCATTGATTCTCTGGAAACCCTTTGCAGAGAAAAAGGACTGCTGCTTCTGGAAGATGCCTGCCAGGCCGTGGGAGCCACTTTTAAGGGTAAAGCACTGGGCCGTTTTGGCCGTATGGGCTGTTTTTCCTTTGACTATGTCAAAACCATCACCTGCGGCGAGGGTGGCGGGCTGATCACCGATGATGCGGATCTCTATTTTAAGGCCCAGGCCTTCTCCGACCACGGCCATGACCATGTGGGGCAGGACAGGGGTGCCGAAGGCCATCCCTTCATCGGTCTCAATTTCCGTACCAATGAGATGAATGCCGCCGTAGGACTTGCCCAGTTAAGAAAGCTGGACACCATTCTTGCCACCCAGCGCAAAAATAAGGGCATACTTAAAGAAGCCCTTGCAGCACACAAAGGTGTACGTTTTCGGGAAATCCCTGATCCTTCCGGAGATTCTGCCACCCATTTAAGTTTTTTCATGGAAACGGAAGATAAAGCACGGGCCCTTGCCAAAGCCCTGCCAGCCCATGGTGTGGATGGCGTTTTCTACTGGTATGACAACAACTGGCACTATATAAAAAAATGGGAACATATCAGAAAGATGGAAAGCCTTGCTCCCCTGCCCCTGGAGCTGCGCCATGATACACCCGATTATACAGGACTTTCCCATCCCGTATCCGATGCCATCATGTCCCGAACACTATCCATGCAGATCCGTCTGGGATGGACACAAAAAGATCTTGAAACCCGCATACAGGGCATCGAAAAAGCCTTTGCCCTGATCTGA
- a CDS encoding penicillin-binding transpeptidase domain-containing protein, whose protein sequence is MHVYRPEPSWRKGQAERIQRKTGKSRTEKPRTGKFKKPARFRSRLLPYFVLFLLAGCLFFFFPFSSKKEEQQEEKAETAMEKPRTPDVLTDRLIHLALKEVPPESLVKDTIPFHIHGQPFTAISTLDDELQSRLLSYVLRAEIAGRGMPELLSIVVMEPYTGKIKGLAGTKAHVQGGDPSVAFTVHPAASIFKIVAAAAAMEKHGLKPDSPLFFNGEMYTLYKKQMSQQRHRYTNQISLKDAFARSINPVFGKLGYHDLQKPGLSLYAERFGFDGRPPEGTLPAPASEIVFSDTPYSWAEIASGFNRRTLISPIHGASIASAIIADGILPSPHIVEKIMDSDQSIRYQGSKDPGRQAIRKETAEAMQVLMERTVTSGTSSRIFRGHQRDRILGPLRIGGKTGSISNRSRDIRYDWFVGYGIHPDGRSIAVSVMVGHGAYIGRRAGEYTKDILSFWFDPRRLPAKTEES, encoded by the coding sequence ATGCATGTTTATAGACCGGAACCCTCATGGCGCAAAGGGCAGGCGGAACGCATCCAGCGCAAAACCGGAAAATCCCGGACAGAAAAACCCCGGACAGGAAAATTCAAAAAACCTGCGAGATTCCGGAGTCGCCTGCTACCTTATTTTGTACTGTTTCTTCTGGCTGGTTGCCTCTTCTTTTTTTTCCCTTTTTCATCCAAGAAGGAAGAACAGCAGGAGGAAAAAGCAGAAACCGCCATGGAAAAACCCAGGACACCGGATGTTCTGACTGACAGGCTTATTCACCTGGCCTTAAAGGAAGTACCACCGGAATCTCTGGTAAAAGATACCATACCCTTTCATATCCATGGGCAACCCTTTACTGCCATAAGCACCCTGGATGATGAGCTGCAAAGCAGACTGCTGAGCTACGTGTTACGGGCTGAGATTGCCGGACGGGGTATGCCGGAACTCCTTTCCATTGTAGTCATGGAACCGTACACTGGAAAAATCAAAGGACTTGCAGGAACAAAGGCCCATGTGCAGGGTGGAGACCCAAGTGTGGCCTTTACGGTCCATCCAGCAGCCAGCATATTTAAAATTGTTGCCGCAGCCGCAGCCATGGAAAAGCATGGCCTGAAACCGGACAGTCCCCTTTTTTTCAACGGAGAAATGTATACCCTATACAAAAAACAGATGAGCCAGCAAAGGCATCGTTATACCAATCAGATATCCCTGAAGGATGCCTTTGCAAGAAGCATCAATCCTGTTTTCGGAAAACTTGGCTACCATGATCTCCAGAAACCGGGCCTTTCCCTTTATGCCGAACGTTTCGGCTTTGACGGACGGCCTCCGGAAGGTACCTTGCCTGCCCCTGCCAGTGAAATTGTCTTCAGTGACACCCCCTACAGCTGGGCTGAAATTGCCTCCGGGTTCAACAGAAGAACCCTCATTTCTCCCATACACGGAGCTTCCATAGCCTCTGCCATTATAGCAGACGGTATCCTTCCCTCTCCCCATATTGTAGAAAAAATCATGGACTCAGATCAGAGTATCAGGTATCAGGGATCAAAAGATCCTGGACGACAGGCAATCAGAAAAGAGACTGCCGAAGCCATGCAGGTGCTCATGGAACGAACCGTCACATCGGGTACCTCCAGCCGTATTTTCCGGGGCCATCAAAGGGACCGTATTCTTGGTCCTTTGCGCATAGGCGGTAAAACCGGCTCCATATCCAACCGCAGCAGGGATATCCGCTATGACTGGTTTGTGGGATACGGAATACATCCCGACGGACGGAGCATCGCTGTTTCCGTCATGGTAGGCCATGGTGCCTATATAGGCAGGCGGGCAGGAGAGTATACAAAGGACATCCTTTCCTTCTGGTTTGATCCAAGGCGTCTTCCAGCCAAAACTGAAGAATCATAA
- a CDS encoding SIS domain-containing protein — protein MLLSSFFSGQSSENRLLPPLKKIFFGRSLSSVPEGSLVFFPLYPSSLACGLAGLMAFKKNKEDLTFDHISPELNDAFKEIIQSDIRSLKAEDMEASFLGGKKNMEILSSKIEDLRSEAAMTALFNNHEIRNKFSDLAKKISERIMDQKAALMEKQAMLSRELLAELTDRLEKIQDIHWHLSRDFLNNMDKIKLLCGNYSMQPSESAISVFHRTNTVLNSIEILEVRGRDSAGISIFFTLSPSAFKKYQKMVEEEGLTEQLAERSNPRVLVNQSIAVQHQILKKQHNVSLSFTYKIAAEIGSLGDNGNFLRSQIKNDPLLHLISCLPRLHFSVAAHTRWASVGEISVPNCHPVDNQTGDPGNIRTGIIQVALNGDIDNYLELKKQYENRWDFIPGEISTDTKIIPLQIEHYLREGKSIEEAFRCAVSDFEGSHAIWMQTDLAPDKLFLAQKGSGQAIFVGIGKDGYIAASEVYGFVESTPRYIKIEGEKIAEGIHGPVQGQVFILDENPKDPLQDIHAFYYDGTPVKISEEDLRETAITSRDIDRQHFPHYFIKEISESPRSVARTLQGRFHLEDAETGGYTVNLEENAIPLPLQQALKEDQIRRIFFIGQGTASIAAQTSADLLRHYLNDPAIQVQALKASELSGFFLEDSDGPETMADALVVAISQSGTTTDTNRSVDMVRSRGARTIGIVNRRDSDLTFKVEGVLYTSSGRDIEMSVASTKAFYSQVVAGALLGLQITQITGKRRPDFISTEIRELLAVPEKMEKVLSIKESIGKGAKELAVTRLYWATVGSGPNKNAADEIRIKLSELCYRTISSDYVEDKKHIDLSAEPLIFVCAAGTRPSVIGDIIKDTAIFHAHKALPVVVVSEGDHRFDPYASQIIPVPDLPEHLAPLLTTLAGHIWGYHAALAIHEGSRFFYEERRTIMETVQGFSKKGMDIHEIVLEKRFREEMALFGVLFRKSLSEGPLHSLMDAKDATDLLLLTKYLSGRLPVSDIEMDFGKGESIQGILNRFFEKMGKAINLLSRPVDAIKHQAKTVTVGTSRIKEKAEGILFEALEKHEIHVSQLSSRNILVLRNLQGVISAVNGAFLYKVEGLNLLGDVNSHTSISLIQKTGSLSGMSSRTEKDPVLRGSKRIIVQEGNVFIGQGKKDGRRILIIPAFSGNTEGPRLLEYLLSLDVDFHSEVPLFARMKALGGKLDRIRNNVNEYSVPWKDEYLDLFATEELFGLTADRIVEEILKRRELKD, from the coding sequence ATGCTTCTTTCCAGTTTTTTCTCCGGACAGTCTTCCGAAAACCGCCTTCTGCCCCCTTTAAAAAAAATATTCTTCGGCCGCAGCCTTTCTTCCGTCCCGGAAGGTTCCCTGGTATTTTTCCCCTTATATCCAAGCTCCCTTGCCTGTGGCCTTGCCGGGCTGATGGCCTTCAAAAAAAACAAAGAGGATCTCACCTTTGATCATATCTCACCTGAATTAAACGATGCGTTCAAAGAAATCATCCAGAGCGACATCCGCAGCCTGAAGGCTGAAGACATGGAAGCCTCCTTTCTGGGCGGAAAAAAGAATATGGAAATACTATCTTCAAAGATCGAAGATCTTCGAAGTGAAGCTGCCATGACTGCCCTTTTTAATAATCATGAAATCCGGAACAAATTTTCAGATCTGGCAAAAAAAATATCTGAACGGATTATGGATCAGAAAGCTGCCCTTATGGAAAAACAGGCCATGCTTTCCAGAGAGCTTCTGGCGGAACTCACAGACCGCCTTGAAAAAATACAGGATATCCACTGGCATCTTTCCAGGGATTTTCTAAACAACATGGACAAGATAAAACTTCTTTGCGGCAATTATTCCATGCAGCCATCGGAATCTGCCATTTCCGTCTTCCACAGAACCAATACGGTTTTAAACAGTATTGAAATCCTTGAAGTACGGGGCAGGGATTCTGCCGGAATTTCCATTTTTTTTACCCTGTCACCCAGTGCTTTTAAAAAATATCAGAAGATGGTGGAAGAAGAGGGACTTACTGAACAGCTTGCAGAACGCAGCAATCCGAGGGTGCTTGTCAATCAGTCAATTGCCGTGCAGCATCAGATCCTTAAAAAACAGCACAATGTCAGCCTCTCCTTCACCTACAAAATTGCTGCTGAAATCGGATCTTTGGGAGATAACGGTAATTTCCTGAGGAGCCAGATCAAAAACGACCCTCTCCTTCACCTGATCAGCTGTCTTCCCCGTCTCCACTTTTCCGTAGCTGCCCATACCCGATGGGCTTCGGTGGGTGAAATATCCGTACCCAACTGCCACCCCGTAGACAACCAGACAGGAGATCCGGGAAATATCCGCACCGGAATCATCCAGGTGGCGCTGAACGGTGATATCGATAATTACCTTGAGCTTAAAAAACAATATGAAAACCGTTGGGATTTTATTCCCGGTGAAATATCCACGGATACAAAAATCATTCCTTTGCAGATAGAACATTATCTCAGGGAAGGAAAAAGCATTGAAGAAGCCTTCCGCTGTGCCGTATCGGATTTTGAGGGTTCCCATGCCATCTGGATGCAGACGGATCTGGCCCCTGACAAACTTTTTCTCGCACAGAAAGGCTCCGGCCAGGCCATTTTTGTTGGCATAGGAAAGGACGGCTATATTGCAGCCTCTGAGGTTTACGGTTTTGTGGAAAGCACTCCCCGGTATATAAAAATTGAAGGGGAAAAAATTGCAGAAGGTATCCATGGCCCTGTTCAGGGACAGGTTTTTATTCTTGATGAAAACCCGAAAGATCCTTTGCAGGATATCCATGCCTTTTATTACGATGGCACACCCGTAAAAATCAGTGAAGAAGATCTCAGGGAAACGGCCATTACATCAAGGGATATCGACCGCCAGCATTTTCCCCATTATTTTATAAAGGAAATCAGTGAATCTCCCAGATCCGTTGCAAGAACTTTGCAGGGACGCTTTCATCTGGAAGATGCAGAAACGGGGGGCTATACGGTAAACCTTGAGGAAAATGCCATCCCCCTGCCACTGCAGCAGGCACTTAAGGAAGATCAGATCCGGAGAATATTCTTTATCGGACAGGGCACGGCATCCATTGCTGCCCAGACTTCTGCTGACCTGCTGCGCCATTATCTAAATGATCCTGCCATACAGGTACAGGCCCTCAAGGCATCAGAACTCAGCGGCTTTTTTCTGGAAGATTCAGACGGACCGGAAACCATGGCAGACGCCCTTGTGGTGGCCATCAGCCAGTCCGGAACCACCACGGATACCAACCGCAGCGTGGACATGGTCCGCAGCCGTGGTGCCAGAACCATCGGTATCGTCAACCGCAGGGATTCAGATCTCACCTTCAAGGTTGAAGGCGTGCTTTACACAAGCTCAGGCCGGGATATTGAAATGTCCGTGGCTTCCACAAAAGCCTTTTATTCTCAAGTGGTGGCAGGGGCACTGCTGGGTCTCCAGATCACTCAGATTACGGGAAAAAGACGTCCGGATTTCATCAGCACAGAAATCAGAGAACTACTTGCTGTACCGGAAAAAATGGAAAAGGTTCTTTCCATTAAAGAAAGTATAGGAAAGGGTGCAAAGGAACTTGCCGTTACAAGGCTTTACTGGGCCACGGTAGGCTCTGGTCCCAACAAGAATGCTGCAGATGAGATCCGCATCAAGCTCAGTGAACTCTGTTACCGAACAATTTCATCGGACTATGTGGAAGACAAAAAACATATTGACCTTTCCGCAGAACCACTGATCTTTGTCTGTGCAGCCGGAACAAGGCCTTCCGTCATCGGAGACATAATCAAGGATACAGCCATTTTCCATGCCCACAAGGCCCTTCCAGTGGTGGTGGTATCCGAAGGAGATCACCGTTTTGATCCCTATGCCTCCCAGATCATTCCCGTACCGGATCTGCCAGAACATCTGGCTCCCCTGCTCACCACCCTTGCCGGTCATATATGGGGATATCATGCAGCCCTTGCCATCCATGAGGGCTCCCGTTTTTTCTATGAAGAGCGCCGTACAATAATGGAAACCGTTCAGGGCTTTTCGAAAAAGGGTATGGACATCCATGAAATTGTTCTGGAAAAACGCTTCCGTGAAGAAATGGCACTTTTCGGAGTCCTTTTCAGAAAAAGTCTTTCCGAAGGTCCACTGCACTCGCTGATGGATGCAAAGGATGCCACGGATCTGCTGCTTCTGACCAAATACCTCTCCGGTCGTCTTCCAGTCAGCGATATTGAAATGGACTTCGGGAAGGGTGAAAGCATACAGGGTATTTTAAACCGTTTTTTTGAAAAAATGGGAAAAGCCATCAATCTTCTTTCCCGGCCTGTGGATGCCATTAAGCATCAGGCAAAAACCGTGACAGTAGGCACCAGTCGCATTAAGGAAAAAGCTGAGGGTATCCTCTTTGAAGCACTGGAAAAACATGAAATCCACGTATCCCAGCTAAGCAGCCGAAATATTCTTGTTCTGAGGAATCTTCAGGGAGTTATTTCTGCGGTCAACGGTGCATTTCTGTACAAAGTGGAAGGCCTGAATCTTCTGGGAGACGTCAACAGTCACACCAGCATCTCCCTGATTCAGAAAACAGGCTCCCTCTCCGGGATGTCTTCACGGACAGAAAAAGATCCTGTCCTGCGGGGAAGCAAGCGCATTATAGTGCAGGAAGGCAACGTTTTTATCGGTCAGGGAAAAAAAGACGGACGCAGAATTCTTATAATACCTGCCTTTTCAGGAAATACAGAAGGTCCGAGACTCCTTGAATACCTTTTATCACTGGATGTGGATTTCCACAGCGAGGTCCCCCTCTTTGCCCGGATGAAAGCTCTGGGAGGCAAACTGGACCGTATCCGAAACAATGTCAACGAATACTCCGTTCCATGGAAGGATGAATATCTGGATCTCTTTGCAACGGAAGAGCTTTTCGGTTTAACCGCAGACAGGATTGTGGAAGAGATACTGAAACGGCGGGAATTAAAGGACTAA
- a CDS encoding iron-containing alcohol dehydrogenase family protein gives MYRNLKVVPRVVFGRGCFDQLDAVLEPQRKGSGIMVFVLDDFFEGKALEKRIPLRKGDLLLRVNVDKEPKTTGIDALTEQVKNFCGKDVMPDGVIGIGGGSILDTAKAVSLMLTNPGASHEYQGWDLIKYPGVYHVGIPTLAGTGAEVSRTAVLTGPVRKLGLNSDHTVYDQVVLDPDLLNGVKESIPEQWFWTGMDCYIHNVEALCGTFVNEYARAFGEQSQVLCREVFLDHHPESDEKLMMASYFGGMSIAYSQVGACHALSYGLSYVLGLHHGIANSIVFDYLDDFYPEGVKEFRAMAEKNKIKIPRNLTADLSEEQMQKMIDVSMGMVPLWENCLGKEWQEKMPKERMRQLFEKM, from the coding sequence ATGTACCGCAATCTCAAAGTCGTTCCCCGGGTGGTTTTTGGCCGCGGCTGTTTTGATCAGCTGGACGCCGTACTTGAGCCGCAGAGAAAGGGCTCCGGCATCATGGTTTTTGTTCTGGACGATTTTTTTGAAGGAAAAGCCCTTGAAAAACGAATACCTTTACGCAAGGGAGATCTTCTCCTTAGGGTCAATGTGGACAAGGAACCCAAAACCACGGGCATTGACGCCCTGACCGAACAGGTAAAAAACTTCTGCGGCAAGGATGTGATGCCCGACGGCGTGATAGGAATTGGCGGCGGCTCCATTCTCGATACGGCCAAGGCTGTTTCCCTGATGCTCACCAACCCCGGTGCCTCCCATGAGTATCAGGGATGGGATCTCATAAAATATCCAGGTGTTTATCATGTGGGCATTCCCACCCTTGCGGGTACGGGAGCAGAAGTTTCCCGCACGGCTGTTCTCACAGGGCCTGTACGCAAACTGGGACTCAATTCCGACCACACCGTCTATGATCAGGTGGTTCTGGATCCTGATCTTCTGAATGGTGTAAAAGAAAGCATACCCGAGCAGTGGTTCTGGACAGGCATGGACTGTTATATCCACAATGTGGAAGCCCTCTGCGGCACCTTTGTGAATGAATATGCCAGAGCCTTTGGTGAACAGTCTCAGGTACTCTGCAGGGAGGTATTTCTGGATCACCACCCTGAATCCGATGAAAAACTCATGATGGCCTCCTATTTTGGTGGAATGAGCATCGCCTACTCCCAGGTGGGAGCCTGTCATGCCCTTTCCTATGGCTTAAGTTATGTACTCGGCCTCCACCATGGCATTGCCAACTCCATTGTCTTTGACTATCTGGACGATTTTTATCCTGAAGGCGTCAAAGAATTCCGTGCAATGGCGGAAAAAAACAAAATTAAGATCCCAAGAAACCTCACAGCAGACCTCAGTGAAGAACAGATGCAAAAAATGATTGATGTCTCCATGGGTATGGTACCTCTCTGGGAAAACTGTCTGGGAAAAGAGTGGCAGGAAAAAATGCCAAAGGAACGTATGCGACAGCTTTTTGAAAAAATGTAA